The genomic stretch GATATTTGAAGAGTTGGAGAGCATGTGATGGTTTCTTTTATCCTTGAAGTATGTTTCTCAACTACAgcacttttaaaaattgtaatAACCACAGTGTAAAAGAGAGCTTGTGGAGTAAATTTATCTGACCTGATTGATCCCAGAAGTGGTGCTAATATAACAACATTTGGGTCTGTTACACTGGTGAAAGCATATTTAGGACTCTGAGTTGTAACCTAGTCCATAAAAATGTCAGCAGCTATGATGCTACTGTACCTGTTTGTTGTCCTTCCTGTCCCATCTCACTCTCTTGTTGTTGTATCTGCAGCACAGGTTATGAGCCATTGAGACCTGTCCTGTATATCTTTGAAAGTCCTAGAGGAGCGTTACCCATCATGTATACCACAGTTACCACAGTGTGATAGGCAGACCAGGCATAGAAGGATGTAACTATTTTCCACAGGCAGTGGCAGAACCAGGAGTTCATAGGACAACCTGGTCTTAATTTCTACTCTCTGTGCAGTTTTTTTGGACTATTGTTGCTGCTAAATTGTCTCTGCATAGTGCTTGTTGCCAAAAGAAGCTCCTGTCCTGGTGGCTGACTAAAAAGTTTTGATGCATTTCTGCTTTAAATAGAAGATAACTTGGCTATATGAAAAGTTTAAGTAAACATGCCTCTTCAAAAAAATCTTTACTTCAGACACTGGCAAGAATGACAGTGGAATATAATAAACATTATCATGGATCCACTTTAAAAGTGAATCCAATATACCTACCACTAACTTGTAAAAGGTATTCTCTACCTAGAACTTCCTTCTTGcaactgtttttcttctttgcctgtCTTCTGGCAGCCTTTTTTTTACGTGTTTTTAAACGACACAACACTTTGTTAGTGCTTTTCAGAAGATGTATTTTTAGCCAGGGAATAGATTGTTCCATGAAAATCCTCAGCACAAAAATGTATAttgctttatttaaaaacaggACTACTGGGATCTGATATACCACTGTGACACCTActcagcttttttctttcccatgtaTTTCAGGTTACTTGCCTTTCTCTTAAAGTTCCATTAATACTGTATCACCACTAAGCAGAAGAAGAACTTAGAAAGTTACCAGGAAAGTAAAACACCAAACAgaacccttttttctttttctcccaaagGGAATGGGTCTTATAAATCACGTCTTCAATGCAGACAGCCTGAAGAAGCTGTACCCTTCAAATCTTGGTATTGGGCACACAAGGTACTCCACCTCAGGAATTTCTGAGCTGCAGAACTGCCAGCCTTTTGTTGTAGAGACTCTTCATGGAAAGATTGCTGTGGCACACAATGGGGAGCTAACAAATGCTGCACAACTCAGGCGGAAGGTTAGTACCTCCTTGGGGGGCTCAGGCATTGTTTCTTTCTGAGTGCGAGGCAGAAATGAGCAATACGGTTGCTGTGACTTTTCCTTAATACCAAACTGTTGGGGTAATGAAAGAGCACCCTAATCAAAATAGATCAGTTTTGGGGGGAGAAAAGTCCTGTGAAGGGGATTCTGCCTTGATATCTCTTTCTAGATCTGTTATAGgcaatttcatatttttctcttgtttatTTTACCTCTCTTCCCAGAGCATGCACAAAGATAATTAAATGGCCCAAACATGAATTTATGCCCTGAATATTGGTGGCATTAATTTTGGTTGCATGCAGAGCAAAAGAATgagatgaaaaaggaaaaatgtagtACTAGTGTAGAAGATTGTACCACCTCATTTTACATAGTTGGTTTGTCGGAAGAAACTTGGCATTATTATGCTGTGATCACCTGAAGCACTGAtaagttttaaaacatttaaatgttttcattgcACCAAGGTGTTGTTAGATTCAAATCTAAGCAGTGAGATGTGAGattgtttttttaatgctggTAACACTTTTGGTTTGTGTCTTAAAAGCTTATGAGGCATGGTGTGGGACTGTCGACCAGTTCTGACAGTGAACTGATCACCCAGCTGCTGGCTTTCACACCTCCACTGGAAAACGATGATACGGCCGACTGGGTGGCAAGGTGAGGAGCATGGGCTTCACAATCAACAGCAGCCATTTAATCCCAGCAGGATATGCAGCTGCAAATGCACACAGCTGTTCATGTGACACACAGTTATGTTCACCTATGTCTCGTTCCAGAATAAAAAACTTAATGAAGGAAACTCCAACTTCATATTCATTGCTAATTATGCATAAAGACATAATCTATGCAGTACGTGATCCATATGGGAATCGCCCGCTCTGCATTGGTCGCCTTATTCCAGTAGGGGACatgaatggaaaaggtaaactatatatatatatatatatatgtatgcataGTTTGTGCATGAAATCACTGATACAAGTAATTAAAGCTACACTTACTGAGGTGTAAGTAGGAATGTGATGCAAAAATCAGTtttgaaaaatcaaaacacaaaccaaagagttgggaaggaaaaaataatctatAGGGAGTGTGCAAAATTCCAGTCCCAAGTAAAGGGAATCTTAGTGGCCTAATGATAGCCACAATTAGGCAGCCCAACTGTAATACAATTTAAATAATTCTCATTGCTTAAACAGGAAAGCAGGGAtgaacagaatcacagaagggttgaggttggaagggagctctgAAGGTCATTGGTCCAAATCCCCTGCTCAAGAAGGGCCACCTAAAAGCAGTTGCTCAGGACAATGTCTAGAAACAAGTCtggtttcttcctttctttctcctatAATAAGGTGGGCAAAAAGTGCTGGATTATCCACAATGTATTTCTTAATTCCAACCAACCCAGTCACAAGTAGTGACTGGACCATTACACAGTCAGTttatggaaaaaattctttgtgTTCCTGTTCAGCCTGCAAATCCACATTTTCCATTAAGTAAGATTAAAATATCTTCActtgtttaaaataattcaaaggCAAAGCACTAAATGCTTCCATATCTTCAGAAAACTGAGTAATTTTAACcacaaaaatttttaaagcataCAGACATTCCTACCCTATGTGACACAATTCAATCTTTCCTGTGCTTGACTTTCAAAACTCTCATTGGAATTCAATCCAGCATCCATTGTAATCAAAAGCATCTTATCAACCTATTTAGCATAGGAAAAGTAAGGAGTTTCCTGTGTGAACAAAAGTAATTATGTCTATCTAAAATCACTGAACTAGAATTTGAAAAGTTTGAAATAGTGCAGGGATAGCAAAGGTAGTTACCTGAACTGTGTCTCTTCATGAGCTGTGAATACAATGCTGTTACTTCCACTTCTGCCTAGAACAGGTTTATGATGTTTATTTTGTggatttgtttgggattttttttaataatagaaAAATGGAAACAGTGGAATGCTATACCTTTTAATTAGAAATTACAATAGTCTTTAATTGCACACTTGGCAGCCATAGCAAGACAGATACTGCAGCAAAAATGCAATTGTGGGGGGTCATGGTAGCAGAAATTGGGGACTCTAACTCAAATCTTTTATTTCAGGAAAAGATAACACTGAAACAGAAGGATGGGTTGTCTCTTCTGAATCCTGTAGCTTTTTGTCTATTGGTGCAGAGTAAGTGCCCTGCTTCCCACTTTATCTGAAAGCTCTTTCTTAGGCAGTGATTAAACATTAAATCCCAAGTTGCCAAATATCATACAGTGTGAAAGACACCAAGGATTAGTTTTCTGTGAAGGATATTTTTGCTAGTCCCGGTTTTTACCAGTTTATTTTCTTGAACAGATGATTGTAAAAAAAGAATTATGTGTGCAGAAAGTAACAGTAAAGACAACTACTATCACAAAGTAAATGCCTCTTATTTGTTACATCATACCTGACTACCCATATAACTTATTCATTTTGCCCTCATTTGCAGCAGCATAGTTGTATTACAAAATAATTCTTCAACTACAGGAAAGTGACATTGGTAGCTCACAGGCTGAAATAACCTGAGTTGTAGCATATGCTGTCTGGTAAGCTTGCCTCCtcattagaaagaaattaactGTTTTCTGAAACTTCTTTGAAACCTCTGTTAAGAGAAGCTCACTATGTAGGACCATCAGCTGAATcctgtgtgtttttaaaaaagcaattttgTCTTAACTTTTGCTGTAGCTAGTGCTGCTGCCTGCTACTGCTACTATCTGACCAGTGAATAAACACAGATTTGCTCACCTCTGATTTGTATCTCCagaatatttcagtattttaggATAGATTTAGATTGACTTTGTTAGAATAGCCGCCTGAGGACTCACTAAAGGATCTAGAAAAATGGTTAATAAGGTTAAACACTTTAACATAATAAACCTAAACTGTTCCATATTTAAACCTAACTATTCCGTATTTCTACAGAtttgagaaataaaatgtaCATTTCTAGTCAGCTTTATGTCTTTTGGGGGTAGCTATCTGTCCTCTCTAGACAGATATTTCTCTAGATTTGTCTTGTGAGGCAGGATTATTTTGGCTACCACCTCTATTCTTGATTATATTTCTTACATTGCACTGTAAGGTTTATTAGCTTTCATTGAAAAGTTCTCTAGCATTGATACAGGACtatattattaaaatatattcaatCTCAATTAAGCCTATACAGTATGTCTCACACATAGGACAAATACCATCATTCTCTGGTACTAAGTATTAGTTTATTGCTTTTGGATATTAATTCAGACTGTTTGAGTAAGGGTCACTTGCCTTAGCATGTTGGTCTTAAAATGCTTCAGGTCAAATCCTAAGATGGAAGCAAGTTGTCATGTTACGATgttcaaaaacattttttcctgtcaGTTGACTCTTGTTTGTACTTAAAAATTATCATCCAGCTTCAAGACATTTCTAgcttctctgtatttcttttccaaggTACTATCGGGAGGTCCTTCCTGGAGAGATTGTGAAAATATCCAGACATGATGTCCAGACACTGGATGTTGTACGAAGACCTGAAGGAGATCCATCAGCATTCTGCATCTTTGAATATGTTTATTTTGCAAGACCAGACAGTATTTTTGAAGGTACAAAAATGTAACTTACAGAGCACTTCCCTAAATAGTGAAAGATGTTATCCTGGAGCACAATGGCTCTGGGATCATAGTAGAGTACCACTGAACATAAGCTTGCagcacacagcagggacagaatAGGCTGGCAAAGCTTTTGAGATAACACTCATCAGGAGGAGCATGTAACATCACCTTCCTGTTTCTGGATGTGGATACAGCCTGAGACAGGCTGCCTGCATACTCCTATGGGAGGGATGAAAAGGGCCATGAACATGATTAAGGTAGatgaaatatcttttaaaagtgAGAGACTGAAGAAAGGAACTTTATTGGTTCTtgggaaacattttaaaaattagactTATGAAATAGgatttacaaaattattttgatattttctttGCAGTAAGTGTCATTTCAGGAAGATGCTTTTAATCTAACTTGCAAATCTATGCACTATCTAAGTacttggcattgtcagtgtaaTGCCTTCATTATTATTTCAGTAGAAGCCCTCAAAAATTGTCTCAGTGACAAGATACTAGCCAGGACTCTCATGTCTGGCAAACAACCTCTTCATTGCTTTCTAGGGACATGCTATCCATTGATCCAATACAGTTCCCCACCCTTACAAAGCCAGTTTCATTCCCACATTCCTTTGCTTTCATGATCACTTACCCTTCAGTATCCTCACTTCTTACATTCCTTAGTACTGCTGCTGTAGCCTTTGCTGTGCCTCATCTCATCACAATACTTCCAGTTCTTTCCCGTGTTGCAAATTTTTTAGGACCTTAAAAGCTTCTGAGTCCTCTTACCCCTTACTAAATTCCAGGTGAATTTTGCCATCTGATTCAAAGTCAATAAGCAGACAGAAGCAGACAGCAGGATTGCATAAATTTTCTCtgttggaaaaagcagtctaaAAATAGAATATGCATGTTATGAACAGGCAGGCataatttctatttctttcctcttgcAAATAGATTTTGTAACATCCACAGGACCTTTAGTTAGTTACCCAGTTAGGGCAAACTGGATTTTCATTCTCTGTGTAGTCATAAGAATGTGCATGTTAGAATGTGACATTAtaggaggaaataaaaaatgacCTTATGCAAGTGACTGCTTATTAGTTCTGGAACTTTTCCCACTGACTTCTGTGTCTACAACTTGACACAGAAATTTGTACAGAAAACTGAGACGAAATCTGAGCCAAGAAAAACACTGCTTTCTGTTCTTAGGTCAGATGGTGTATTCAGTCCGCAGAAGATGTGGGCAGCAGCTTGCTATTGAAGCACCTGTGGAAGCAGACCTGGTCAGCACTGTTCCAGAGTCTGCAACCCCAGCAGCTCTTGGTTATGCTCAAAAGGTATTATGTTaccttgctcttttttttttccccaagcatATTTACACATATCTCTTTTTGTAATGGACTGTAATGATGTGGGCTGTTAGAGTTGCATATTGATTAGGCTTTATATCTTCAGTACGCAGGCTACTGCTATTGAGTACTCTGCCTTGTTTTTTCTGCCATTATTCCTCTATATTAAggtatttaaacatttttttgttaCTGTGAAGCCATACTAAGTCCTAAGCTCACTTTAAAAAACAGTAACTGAGAATAACAAATCCTCTATATTAATTCTGTTTAACTGTCTCCTGTTTGCAGTGTGGACTACCATATGTTGAAGTACTTTGTAAAAATCGATATGTAGGGAGAACATTTATCCAGCCAAATATGAGGTTACGGCAGCTTGGTGTTGCAAAGAAGTTTGGTGTTTTGTCCGATAATTTTAAAGGCAAACGAGTTGTTATCATTGATGACTCAATTGTGAGAGGCAATACCATTTCACCCATAATAAAACTACTGAGAGAATCAGGAGCCAAAGAGGTAAGTTAAATTTAAGTCAGTACAATAAAGATGTGAATAGAAGTTGATGGGAGGTTAAAGCACAGGGGCTTGTCTTCATTTGTACTATACATTGTTTCCTTATTTAAAAGggcaaatgtggaaaaaaaagatggcTAGTGTGTGTTTATTGTGAAGATAGGTTAAGAAGGTTCTTTTGTATGAGTGTGACTTTTGGGTGATTGAGATAAGAGGAACGTCTCCACTTAAAAAGCACTGTCtggcaaataaaaagagaatgGAATACAAATTAGTTAAGATCAAAAAACCAAGTATTCCTGATGGGTGACTTGTGGAAGTGCATAAAGTATAACCATAGACTGCTGTAAATACCACATGCCTTAAGTCACCAGAGcaccatttttttaactgatAAAGATTTTTAAGCAAAACAGTGCTCAAGTCAGTCACTGGAGCAAAAATGTGCTGTATAATGTTTGGTTTTGTAAGCTGAAACTTGTTTATCAAGAACTGAACACCACAGAAGATAAGTAAAATCAGGATGGAACCTTCTAAGAACATTAGGaaatacataaaaaataaattctaaaacTGTCTTACCTTCTCCTGCTGTGTTGacatctgaaaaaaaccttATCTTACTTTTAACCCTGCAATGATTtctgtgcagtgctgtgttCTGTTCATTATCACTGTGCAGAATTGAGACTTTGCTATTATATTATGATCTGCTGACCATCAACTTAAAACTGTTTTTATGCAGGTGCACATTCGTGTAGCTTCCCCTCCCATAAGATTTCCCTGTTACATGGGAATAAACATTCCAACGAAAGAAGAACTCATTGCCAACAGACCTGAATTTCATGATCTTGCAAACTATATAGGTAAAtgctactttctttttttttttttcttgagagaGTTTTCAACTGTCTTTTATGGTCTACttcaaaagaaagcagaacATATCAAGGCACCAGTGGCAAAACTGACTAAAGAATTGTAAGGTTGGTAAACTAGGTGTCTGCATTGTGAGTACTCCATGGATCAAACCACTTTAGctacacactttttttttaacacagttAGGGAACTGTATTTGCAAAACAATAGAAAGTATTAGAATAATTGCATAAGTTGCAAATAAAGTATGACAACAAAGCTTTCCAATACTTAAAGCTCCTTCTGAGAAACTTGACAAAAAGGAGCTGCAGTCAAAATACCAGGAAGAAAGTAAGTGGTGAAAATCTGTCCTATAATGAAAAGCGGATGTAGTTTCACTTTCATGAGACACTCATAAAAATGTATTCAGAATTTGTAAACACCCACTGAATTTTCTACAAATTGGCATTTATGTaagtaattttaattattatatattatatataatacatatatatattatatatatatatgtattatatatttcactttgaaagaaataaatttgaaaTCAATCAAAGAATGTTAAAAACCTGAAATTTCAAGTCATGTTCgcagcaaaacaaaagaaggaTCGACAGTTTGTGTTCCACTGTAAGCTCCGATATCCTGTGTTAAATACTGACTTTCACCATCTAATACTGCAATGAATTCTTTTTCCCAAAATTATTGTGAAGGTGGTGGAAATATTTCAAGTTTGTAGGATCTCATTTTTAAGTATTATTCACCATATGAGTGCAAAGGATAGAAAACTAATGATACGAAAATGCTGTCAAACATTCCTACTGCTAGAAAATTTGTATGAAcccataatgatttttttttaacattatgGTCTTCCACTCCTCCAAGTCCCAGAGAAGCTTGGTAGTCCTTGGTGCTCAGATTTGGGAAGCACTAATCACACACACATCTACTTCCATACCTGAACTAAGGTTAACTCTGGGAGACTACAGGGAGCTTAGGGAGTCTTAGTACACAGTCTGGACTTTGCTTCTGTTTTTGCAGTTATGTGTCACATATTTTTTCCCAACAGACCATTCTGTCTAGATTTCAGTGAGTCTGCTCCCTGCACAAAGCATTTGAGAAGGGCAAGACATACTATGATCTTAAAAATTTTTCAGTCATTCTCTTTTGTTAAGGTGATCCACCTGGCATCATAATCCAGATGATATTGCGACCGCATTTCCAAAGAGCACTGCATTTGGTACAATGTTGCAGCTTTAACTGATGAGTCTTTTATTTCCTCTAGGAGCAGACAGTGTTGTCTATCTTTCTGTGGAAGGGTTGGTATCGTCTGTGCAAGAAAGCATCAAAGCAAGACAGGACAACAATCCTAAAACCCAAAAGTCATTTATTGGAAAGCTTGGTCATTGCACAGCGTGTCTCACTGGAGACTATCCTGTTGAGCTAGAATGGTGAACTTTTAATGAATGGACATCAGTTCATATGTTGTTCAATGTACCTTTTTCAGTGATGCCTTCTTGCTAAATAGCCTTCTTGCATGTAGGTAAAACAGAAGCCTTATGACAGCTAACTTAATTACTGTTACTAAAACACATTTGTAAGTAAAGACTTACAGAAAGTCTGATGTGATGAAAACAATGTAAGCAgattaaaatacaaaatcatATAGTTTTGATGCACAGTTGTGCCTTCTATTTTCTCacaaaaagctataaaaaccaaagttttttttaattatgtagAAGTCCCGGAGTTTGTTGTTTCAGTCTTTCCCCGAAAGCTCCCCATTACACTTGTTCACAAAGCACAAATTGTGTGATGATGTAATTTCAAATTATccaatgcaaaaatatttgaagtttgcttttcttcttaggaaaaaaacagattttgaaGAGTGAAATTGCTTCCTCAGCAGTTCTTGCTTAGGTTTTTAAAGAATAGAAGTATCTAACGTTTGCATACAAACAGCCTTTATTAATTGAGGCCTCTGTAACAGATTCTATGCACATGATGTCtaacatgatttttaaaaatgaagactCAGGGAAATGCTCAGCCAAAAGCTCTCTAGTTTTGTaactttaaaattatgttttagAAGTCGTGTAATTACATTATCTCTGTGTGCTTCTATCAGTTGCCAGTACAAGgtggaaggagaaaaatataCTTGGCACTGccattcttttttctgttttacacCTTGTTTTCTCTGGAATAAGTCTGACAATTTCTGAAGTGTACTTTTCATGCGTCAACATCCAAagtaaactaaaaaaaaccaactttccATTCTTAACAGTAAAAATGATATATCAAATGAAGATCATGAGTTGTTCTGGATATAGTGTTATTTTACTACATTACTGCTGTCAGAATAAAtgtaatgtttaaaaaaactcAAGTGTTCTGAAGAACGATTAGCTGTTAAATGCATTGTGTTCAGTTGGTCACAATTACACAGTTACTGGTATACAGGAAGATCACTTGGTCAATGAACCACTAGCTGAAAATGGAAAAGCACCTTTTCAAAACTACTGCAAATTTAcgcacaatttaaaaaatattttgtatacCTCAGTCTTTCTCACTGAATACCAGCAACTTAATTTTAGATTTTCTATTTAATATTGTGTATTTTGGCCTTATAATTGTTTGTGAcgctgttaaaaaaataaatagaaaagttTAAGagcttcttccttccccttcatCTTCCATATAGTTGAGAATTACAGGACTGCTAATTAAATTCAAAAGGGAGTTTTCTTATGTGGGATTTGTAGCAATTGTGCCTGATTGACAATCACAACACAAGGTCTAGTTCAAGAAAGCATGTAAATACACGTGCTTTAATGAAGTCAAGACTGTGACTTGTGCAGTGGAATCAGAACCTACTTGCAGCCAAACCTATGGGAGAACCAAGATTTGGTGAGCACTGGGCTCTTACTGTGCTTCTTCACCATTGCCCAGATCTGCATATTGGGGATGTATGTGGATCTCTTCTAATTAGcaagttgggttttttaacaGAACCATAACCGTTTGTCTGGACAGTAAATTGAACAAAACCAGAACAGGGTGGACACTGACCACCCCCTCTTCCAGGTTAACCAGGAAGGAgtatgaagaaacagaaaaactgcTGTGAACATTTTTCACTGTTCTTCTTTCCCACCCTCAAAAGAAAATCATTTTTAGAAGGGCTAAGTTGAGCTCTTATATTACAAATACGTGTAAGGAGCCCTTTATATGTGAGATAAACATTTAGATGCACAGTGTAACAAGTCTATCTGTCTATAGTCATCCACAAGACAGACTGGAAATGAAACTTGTGGAAATTCTATTTTAATATGCTTTTAACAAAATGTGCTTTTAACAAAATTTTTGAAGTCCAGTAATAATTACTTTAATGTGATTTGAGCATTTTGTGGCATAATTctaatttcaaaaaaaaatagtCCCATTGCCTTTTCCCCTCTCCACATTATGCAAATGAATTGTCTGCTACTGTGAGCACTGTAATTTTTGGATGCACTGCAATACTGAATCTTTATTATGTACTTTTCAAAATCTTAAGTTAAGGAGGAGATACTTTTCAAGTGTCATTTTATTGAGACAGCTGGATTTATGCTCCAGGTTACTAGACCCCTTTTTATCACATACCGCCAACACACACATCACTAAGTGTGCTGAAGGAGAAAACTGGCTTTAGGTGTCGCTGTTTGCATTAATGTTCTACTGTGGAACCGTTTCTGCTGTATTACCCATGTGCAACTGTGCCAAACTATCACTTAGAGAATGTGATGAACAGTAAAGAGCTAATGTCTGACTTCTCCCATGCAAACATTAAAAATGGTTGTGAACTggtcttctctttctctccctctgcgGCATCACCGGCACCGTGCGCAGAGGCTTATTTAATAAGGACACCATGAATGTGCCACAGAGCCAAAGCAAATcatttactgtgagggtggtgaggcactgacaCAGGCTGCCCCGAGAAGCTgcggatgccccatccctgggaagtgTTCAAAGTCAGACTGGATAGGCCATTGAGCAAtttggtctagtgaaaggtgtccctgctcacagcagggcgTTGGAACTAGaggatttttaaggtcccttccaacccttagCATTCCGTGATTCTATGACTTTGTGTCATTGAATCACGGACGCGGCCCCCAGGGCAGCACCGGTACCCCCCGCCCAGAACGGCTCCCGCTACCGTCACCCTCAATCCCCGCTGGCGGCCCTAAATTGTATCCGGGGGTGGAAGCCCACCCCGGCCGCTGCCGTTCGCCCCGCAGGGAGCCGGGCATGGGCTGGCTACAGAGGCCACTCCAGAGCACAGTtcaggggctgctgcaggagccgcTCCGGGGGATGGTCCGACGATCTCCCAGCCCGAGCACAGTGGAAGGGCGGAGCGCCCGCTCCACAGCCCGGACGTGACATCCCCGCCCGCCCACGGCGGTACCCACCGGCAGGAGGGCCCGTACCACCtcctggggcggggggggacgCGGACACGGGGACGGAGAGGAGTGAACTGTGAGCGTGGCGGGGGACCGTGCCCTTCGCCGCAGCCATCTCCATTTGTTTTCGCACCTTTCCCGTGCCtgccggggacagcggggaaGGCTCTGGCGCACTCGCTGttcctctcttctccctccttccctcaggCAGCAATGGTGGAGGGCTCTGGCGGAGCAGGCGCTGCTTGTTGATGCCCAAACGGCGCGACGGCCCCTGGCCAATGAGAGCGCGGTATTATCGCGCCCCGCCAATCGGAGGCGCCGCTGCTGCCGGACTGGGGCGGGGCCAGGAGGGCGCCGGGAAGTGCCGCGAGCGGGGATCCCGATGAGCGCCGGGAAGTGCCGCGGGCGGGGATCCCGAGGAGCGCCGGGAAGTGCCGCGGGCGGGGATCCCGAGGAGCGCCGGGAAGTGCCGCGGGCGGGGATCCCGAGGAGCGCCGGGAAGTGCCGGGCCGTGCCCGCCCCGTGCGGAAACGGGGGTTACCCCGTTTATCTACCTAAAAGAGGCGAGCGGGGGCTATAGCCTGGATCCGTCTGGGCACCGGTCCGGGCTTGGCGGGAGGGCTCGTGGGGCAGAAGCGGGCACCAGCACGAGCAGTGCCCTAAAAGTTCACGTGTTGCGAGTTTCTGCTTGTGAAGGAAGGATTCGTATTTCACATTTCCATTGAAAGagttattaattaattaagttGTGTTAATGAAGTTATTAATTCAGTGATGCCCAGCTTTAAAAATAAGCGTGTACCGGTGAGGAGCAAACTACCTCTGTACAAGTCAAGAATACAGCTTTGCACCTTGTGCAGTCTAAGGTGTGGTAGAGCTGTGTGTTCTCTGCCAtggatctcttttttttccttcctggtaGTGTTTTGTGTGCCTTTATAGTCCGACTGAAGTGTTGAAAGCGAGGAGGTGACAATGCAGTCTGCTCTGTGGTTCTTCCAGGGGGACTGAAGCGATGCAGCCGCGATGACGCTTCAGGAGCTGGTGGCTCGGGCAGCCAGCCTGCACTCGGACAGAGCAGCAGTTTGGTTTGATGAATGCACTGGGAAACCTCCAGCCTTCTACACCTACGCCACGG from Aphelocoma coerulescens isolate FSJ_1873_10779 chromosome 4, UR_Acoe_1.0, whole genome shotgun sequence encodes the following:
- the PPAT gene encoding amidophosphoribosyltransferase, translated to MELEELGIREECGVFGCIASGAWPTELDVPHVITLGLVGLQHRGQESAGIVTSDGESSQAFKVHKGMGLINHVFNADSLKKLYPSNLGIGHTRYSTSGISELQNCQPFVVETLHGKIAVAHNGELTNAAQLRRKLMRHGVGLSTSSDSELITQLLAFTPPLENDDTADWVARIKNLMKETPTSYSLLIMHKDIIYAVRDPYGNRPLCIGRLIPVGDMNGKGKDNTETEGWVVSSESCSFLSIGAEYYREVLPGEIVKISRHDVQTLDVVRRPEGDPSAFCIFEYVYFARPDSIFEGQMVYSVRRRCGQQLAIEAPVEADLVSTVPESATPAALGYAQKCGLPYVEVLCKNRYVGRTFIQPNMRLRQLGVAKKFGVLSDNFKGKRVVIIDDSIVRGNTISPIIKLLRESGAKEVHIRVASPPIRFPCYMGINIPTKEELIANRPEFHDLANYIGADSVVYLSVEGLVSSVQESIKARQDNNPKTQKSFIGKLGHCTACLTGDYPVELEW